A genomic segment from Nicotiana tabacum cultivar K326 chromosome 7, ASM71507v2, whole genome shotgun sequence encodes:
- the LOC107807240 gene encoding LOW QUALITY PROTEIN: protein GAMETE EXPRESSED 2-like (The sequence of the model RefSeq protein was modified relative to this genomic sequence to represent the inferred CDS: deleted 1 base in 1 codon), whose translation MYMKTNFSVQNSPALFLISSVSSMANQFLLYTILLVLFISLFPPLTHQLSLSEDVAVPSFAFSWVDNNDTFVAGAVATIMVKVIGNFDPAKFKHPFSPNISVNDKTGNSSYISGVSSNFGWNFGDWRISFVPIMTGLFNVLITDDHFNVFDSSLHFQVTPGNIHPSASGVSWGNGVSEFVAGTKASVMVLPKDAFGNNISSASEGLNSYNFTLSISTFNGPVATMLNFTNKGWAITGYLEIEFVVATAGSLLLHVQGENQTLRGCPLMFIVYPGALDVSKCFLRWEVKTKYFQIFSPMEGFIHQHDQYGNLVPGVYEFDVEVIENGMNLIIPVTDLQFRQVGLGIQLFSFSLTEPGDFKLMIYHKEMNNSISAMPFHFTVYIGYCDGMSSIVNGSGLNDSVAGEAAKFSVFLKDAYLYPSLVELESIQVQIVNEFDSYHAQPSIHPMKMVNGTLCSMNLNRGSHNDVGLAFTPVADANLDPRNMKFSGFDVNYIPERSGIYEIRIFCGNIPLNGGHPFRKAVSAGKVNISLSGPVKFSPKVAKLTQNEIIVRLMDSYSNPVVLQQSKLKLEIGSVNRSGFSTWTFIDNKDGTYNGSYMAKDVGTYELCASFDGMRFMPCPFGVNVYTSEYFPRVQNDSVWVWEDDSIAFDALENDYFAGHNITIFEFSKPGHGSTLQYGRLFRYTPFKGFYGRDSFSYTICDMNGNTASGGVDISVLSIPPQFVSVPSQLLGTEDVISPQFGGFPGLEIIYSDSTENISITFSAKSGTVFLSPMLMQFWQPTWSIATISNKVGETTELTLTGSLGEINFAIPSVQYFGNEDFYGTDTIQVSTMNKNGKNKLDIPILVEPINDPPFINLPPYVILDQGSGEVLIFTGERDKSAVFVGDPDLLHYPGNKSRFLVMFSMEVSSGFLSTKLPADLVSTTELKLKTSYQWQPLQTFVTISEHFMVKAKGIRFRGTLEDCNSVLEQLLYQGDKHHAILTVTVNDMGNYGCYPDCTEMMSIPHFVEASVSLMRERPLSSLFAHAFGSAIIIEFILVLALGVILLFFTCKCAFVLFNEKKRQAPQDFEFSKVQSSQEGTLTGDLSDKMTRLRGCCSNSFLSDLQLSKFHPRSCLQLGIGGSPKSTDISSKSSSDQLEMTSPSGINPAASAKDKQLSAQLEETEVY comes from the exons aAGATGTAGCAGTTCCTAGTTTTGCATTTAGTTGGGTGGACAACAATGATACATTTGTGGCTGGGGCTGTGGCAACCATAATGGTCAAAGTTATTGGAAATTTTGATCCTGCCAAATTCAAGCACCCTTTCAGTCCCAACATCAGTGTTAATGATAAGACGGGAAACAGCTCTTACATTTCTGGGGTTTCGTCTAATTTTGGCTGGAATTTTGGGGATTGGAGGATTTCTTTCGTTCCTATTATGACCGGGTTGTTCAATGTGCTGATTACTGATGATCACTTCAATGTCTTTGATTCTTCCCTTCATTTTCAAGTCACCCCAG GTAACATCCATCCATCTGCAAGCGGGGTGTCATGGGGA AATGGAGTGAGTGAGTTTGTAGCAGGGACGAAAGCATCAGTTATGGTTCTTCCTAAAGATGCATTTGGGAATAATATCTCTTCAGCAAGTGAAGGACTGAACTCTTACAACTTCACATTATCTATATCTACTTTCAATGGTCCCGTAGCAACTATGCTCAATTTCACCAATAAAGGATGGGCTATAACTGGTTATCTCGAAATAGAGTTTGTTGTAGCTACAGCTGGAAGTCTTTTACTTCATGTACAAGGAGAAAACCAAACATTGAGGGGCTGTCCTCTAATGTTCATAGTGTACCCAG GAGCTCTGGATGTTTCCAAATGTTTTTTGCGGTGGGAAGTTAAAACAAAGTACTTCCAAATATTTTCTCCTATGGAAGGTTTTATTCACCAGCATGATCAATATGGAAATCTTGTTCCAGGGGTGTATGAATTTGATGTTGAAGTTATTGAAAATGGAATGAATTTGATTATTCCTGTGACAGATCTGCAATTCAGGCAGGTTGGCTTGGGTATTCAGTTGTTTTCCTTCAGCCTAACAGAACCAGGGGACTTCAAGCTTATGATATATCATAAAGAGATGAATAATTCCATCTCAGCTATGCCGTTTCATTTTACAGTGTATATAG GTTATTGTGATGGAATGAGTAGTATTGTTAATGGATCGGGTCTAAATGACTCTGTAGCTGGTGAAGCTGCAAAGTTCTCTGTCTTCTTGAAGGATGCTTATCTATATCCTTCGCTTGTTGAGTTAGAAAGCATACAAGTACAAATCGTGAATGAATTTGATTCCTATCATGCACAACCAAGCATACATCCAATGAAGATGGTCAATG GAACTCTATGCAGTATGAATTTGAATCGCGGATCACATAATGATGTGGGACTTGCTTTTACTCCTGTGGCTGATGCAAACCTTGAT CCAAGAAACATGAAGTTTAGTGGCTTTGATGTTAATTATATACCAGAGAGGAGTGGGATCTATGAAATTCGCATATTCTGTGGAAATATTCCATTAAATGGTGGTCATCCGTTCAGAAAGGCAGTAAGTGCAG GCAAAGTTAATATATCTCTTTCTGGACCTGTGAAATTCAGTCCAAAAGTAGCAAAGCTGACACAGAATGAAATCATAGTACGACTCATGGATTCATATTCTAATCCAGTCGTCTTACAGCAGTCAAAGTTGAAGTTGGAGATTGGATCAGTTAACAGATCAGGTTTTTCGACATGGACTTTTATTGACAATAAGGATGGCACATATAATGGCAGTTACATGGCTAAGGATGTTGGCACCTACGAATTATGTGCCTCGTTTGATGGAATGCGTTTCATGCCATGCCCCTTTGGTGTGAATGTATACACTA GTGAGTATTTTCCTAGAGTACAGAATGATTCAGTCTGGGTCTGGGAGGATGACTCAATTGCTTTTGATGCTCTGGAAAATGACTATTTTGCTGGCCATAACAttacaatttttgaattttcaaag CCAGGTCATGGTTCAACTCTTCAGTATGGGCGTCTCTTTAGATATACACCCTTCAAAGGATTCTATGGGAGGGATTCTTTCTCTTATACAATATGTGATATGAATGGGAACACTGCATCAGGTGGTGTGGATATATCTGTTCTAAGCATCCCTCCTCAGTTCGTTTCTGTTCCAAGTCAATTACTGGGAACTGAAGATGTAATTAGTCCACAGTTCGG TGGTTTCCCTGGACTTGAGATTATCTATTCAGATTCAACTGAGAATATCAGCATTACTTTTAGTGCAAAGTCTGGGACCGTCTTTCTGTCTCCTATGTTAATGCAATTTTGGCAGCCAACCTGGAGTATTGCTACTATATCCAACAAGGTTGGGGAGACTACTGAATTAACTTTAACAGGCTCTCTAGGAGAAATCAATTTTGCCATTCCATCGGTACAGTACTTTGG AAATGAAGACTTTTATGGAACTGatacaattcaagtctctacCATGAACAAAAATGGGAAGAACAAGTTAGATATTCCGATATTGGTAGAACCTATCAACGATCCTCCATTCATTAATCTCCctccttatgttattttggatCAAGGGAGTGGAGAAGTTCTTATTTTTACCGGAGAGAGGGATAAGTCTGCTGTTTTTGTTGGAGATCCAGATCTACTGCATTATCCTG GGAATAAGTCTCGTTTCTTGGTTATGTTCTCCATGGAAGTCAGTTCCGGATTCCTTTCAACAAAGCTTCCTGCTGATCTAGTTAGCACGACTGAATTAAAATTGAAAACCAGCTACCAGTGGCAGCCTCTTCAGACATTTGTAACCATCTCAGAACATTTTATGGTCAAAGCCAAAGGCATTAGATTTCGGGGTACACTAGAAGACTGCAACAGTGTGTTGGAGCAATTGCTATATCAG GGTGATAAACATCATGCTATTCTTACCGTGACAGTGAATGATATGGGGAACTATGGGTGCTACCCAGACTGCACCGAAATGATGTCAATCCCTCATTTTGTTGAGGCTTCTGTCAGTCTCATGAGAGAAAGACCTCTGAGTTCATTATTTGCACATG CTTTTGGATCAGCAATTATTATTGAATTCATTCTGGTTCTCGCTCTTGGTGTGATACTTCTATTCTTCACATGCAAATGTGCGTTTGTTCTCTTTAATGAAAAGAAGAGGCAGGCACCTCAGGATTTTGAGTTCTCCAAGGTTCAGAGTTCCCAAGAAGGAACT TTAACCGGGGATTTATCTGATAAGATGACTCGATTAAGAGGATGCTGTTCAAATTCCTTCTTGTCTGATCTCCAGCTCTCCAAATTTCATCCGCG GTCATGCCTACAGCTTGGAATTGGAGGGTCTCCTAAATCTACCGATATTTCTTCCAAGTCTTCAAGCGATCAGCTTGAAATGACTTCTCCTTCTGGGATAAATCCTGCAGCTTCTGCAAAAGATAAACAACTTTCAGCCCAACTGGAAGAAACtgaagtttattga